The Candidatus Saccharimonadales bacterium genome contains a region encoding:
- a CDS encoding prepilin-type N-terminal cleavage/methylation domain-containing protein, translating to MLIIRPLQKGFTLVELLIVIAVIAILAAITVIAYDGVQDRANEASVKVDVSNIAKQVEYFKTSLGRYPTIAEMDTLNIKVNKAAYGVNPTGATGFYCVKTDESEFSIVTRVKSQMVVQYSSITGQISAYSGSQTAPQLCTDSGVSTSTYLAFTTNGVWNSWIAN from the coding sequence ATGCTTATTATACGACCGCTCCAAAAAGGATTTACACTCGTCGAACTATTGATCGTGATTGCCGTGATTGCTATTCTTGCAGCTATCACAGTCATTGCGTATGACGGCGTGCAGGATCGCGCTAATGAGGCATCCGTTAAAGTTGATGTAAGTAACATTGCTAAACAAGTAGAGTACTTCAAAACAAGCCTTGGCCGATATCCGACAATTGCAGAGATGGACACCCTAAACATCAAGGTCAACAAGGCTGCGTATGGCGTTAATCCGACAGGTGCCACAGGATTTTATTGTGTCAAAACTGACGAATCAGAGTTTAGCATCGTAACGCGGGTAAAGTCGCAAATGGTCGTGCAGTATAGCTCAATCACTGGTCAAATCTCAGCTTATTCAGGATCGCAAACCGCGCCTCAGCTTTGTACGGATAGTGGTGTGTCGACCTCAACCTACTTGGCATTTACGACCAATGGCGTTTGGAATTCCTGGATCGCTAACTAG
- a CDS encoding glycerophosphodiester phosphodiesterase family protein, protein MKIIGHRGAAGHEPENTLISFKRALELNVDMIELDVYVLSTGELVVMHDNKVDRTTNGAGYVMDYTFSELRELDAGHGEIVPLLSEVLDLIDKKVPVNIELKGRATAKSVASLIKIYKDEKGWTDDLFIISSFNHVELAEFAALMPLIKTGALTEGILLGYSEYAQRLGSFSANLSAEFVTAELVDDAHRRHLEVFVYTINDESEVTRMCDLGVDGIFTNFPDQARAYLGGFCLVTPAVS, encoded by the coding sequence ATGAAAATAATTGGCCATCGCGGTGCGGCTGGACATGAACCGGAAAATACTTTAATTTCATTTAAAAGAGCCTTAGAATTAAATGTAGACATGATAGAACTTGACGTGTATGTTCTATCAACGGGTGAGCTAGTGGTTATGCACGACAACAAAGTCGACAGGACCACAAATGGCGCAGGGTATGTGATGGACTATACTTTTTCTGAGCTGCGTGAATTAGATGCGGGCCATGGCGAAATAGTTCCATTGCTCAGTGAGGTTCTTGACCTCATTGATAAAAAAGTGCCTGTCAATATCGAACTAAAAGGCCGAGCAACGGCAAAAAGTGTCGCCTCGTTGATTAAAATATATAAAGATGAAAAAGGTTGGACTGACGATCTATTTATCATATCTTCTTTTAACCACGTTGAACTAGCGGAATTCGCGGCACTAATGCCATTAATCAAAACGGGGGCATTAACAGAAGGTATATTACTTGGATATTCTGAATATGCTCAGCGTCTTGGTTCTTTTTCTGCAAATCTAAGCGCAGAATTCGTGACGGCAGAATTGGTTGACGATGCTCACAGGCGACACCTTGAAGTATTTGTCTATACGATTAATGACGAAAGCGAAGTAACGCGCATGTGCGACCTGGGCGTTGACGGGATATTTACTAATTTTCCTGATCAAGCCCGGGCGTACCTGGGTGGGTTTTGTTTGGTTACCCCTGCAGTTTCTTAA
- a CDS encoding amino acid--tRNA ligase-related protein yields the protein MIDNYRGVEDSEAFSEVINKLRSFCLNKGFCEVSTQDRLSILAACEDPDTVATYNYMGEVWPLPQTGQMWLEYELLTKPNLPGVFCVSTSYRNEQNPVPGRHKLIFPMFEFELKGTIDDLRTFETELLEYLGFGDSSSYFYKKYDELKEFYKTSELTHAHEGKMQKDFGPVMFCTDFPTYTSPFWNMKKNGDNHAHKIDVILYGHETIGSAERSSNVKEMQESFYTISDGGYAKKLFDLFGKDRVEKELNDFLKLNFFPRVGGGIGVTRIIDAVKKLQG from the coding sequence GTGATAGACAATTATAGGGGCGTAGAAGACAGCGAAGCATTTAGTGAAGTTATTAATAAACTACGTAGCTTTTGCCTGAACAAAGGGTTTTGTGAAGTCAGCACGCAGGATAGACTGAGCATCCTGGCTGCGTGTGAAGACCCAGACACGGTCGCTACCTATAACTACATGGGCGAAGTCTGGCCGCTGCCTCAAACCGGCCAAATGTGGCTAGAATACGAGCTGCTCACCAAACCCAACCTGCCTGGAGTATTTTGTGTCAGCACAAGTTACCGCAACGAACAAAACCCTGTTCCTGGCCGTCATAAACTGATCTTTCCGATGTTCGAATTCGAACTAAAAGGGACAATTGATGATCTGCGAACATTCGAAACTGAGCTACTTGAATATCTTGGCTTCGGCGATAGCAGTTCATATTTCTACAAAAAATATGATGAACTAAAAGAATTCTATAAAACATCCGAACTAACCCATGCGCATGAAGGTAAAATGCAAAAAGATTTTGGGCCGGTTATGTTCTGTACGGACTTCCCCACCTACACTTCGCCATTTTGGAATATGAAAAAGAATGGCGACAATCATGCACATAAAATTGATGTTATCTTATATGGTCACGAGACAATCGGTAGCGCCGAACGTAGTTCGAACGTGAAAGAAATGCAAGAGAGTTTTTACACCATAAGCGACGGTGGATACGCAAAAAAACTATTTGATCTATTCGGCAAAGACCGGGTCGAGAAAGAACTGAATGATTTCCTTAAACTCAACTTCTTCCCTAGGGTCGGTGGTGGTATCGGCGTCACAAGAATAATTGACGCGGTTAAGAAACTGCAGGGGTAA
- a CDS encoding NADP-dependent oxidoreductase, whose protein sequence is MKAAQISTYGDPSVIEINETDKPTLKENQVLVEVHAASLNPFDSKLREGYMKEHIPLQFPFTLGGDIAGIVTEVSDDVTSFTVGDKVYGQAGGTAGNSGALGEFTAVFAKNIAKSPSGLDFIEAASLALVGSSAIQAINQHIALQPGQKIFIHGGAGGIGTIAVQIAKHIGAYVATTATGNAIETVKQLGADEVIDYKTNDFTEMLSGYDAVFDTVGGDDFTKSLAILKKGGIAVSMAATANEAKAKELEISAIHQSTKVTTEVLDTLRDLVENGTVKPQVSNVFPLDQVKEAFETRESGTTTGKIIVKIK, encoded by the coding sequence ATGAAAGCAGCACAAATTAGCACATACGGCGATCCGTCTGTTATCGAAATTAACGAAACCGACAAACCAACGCTCAAAGAAAATCAGGTTTTGGTTGAGGTTCACGCCGCCAGCCTTAACCCGTTCGACTCCAAGCTTCGCGAAGGATACATGAAAGAGCATATCCCCCTTCAATTTCCCTTCACGCTAGGTGGTGACATCGCCGGAATCGTAACCGAAGTAAGCGATGATGTGACCAGTTTTACCGTTGGTGACAAAGTATACGGACAAGCAGGTGGAACAGCCGGCAATAGCGGAGCGCTCGGTGAGTTCACAGCGGTTTTCGCAAAAAATATCGCCAAAAGCCCGAGCGGATTAGATTTTATCGAAGCGGCTTCTCTTGCACTCGTCGGTTCGTCGGCAATTCAAGCGATTAACCAGCATATCGCGCTGCAACCCGGTCAAAAGATCTTTATTCACGGTGGTGCTGGTGGAATCGGAACAATCGCCGTTCAAATTGCAAAGCATATTGGAGCATATGTCGCCACGACCGCTACGGGTAACGCGATTGAAACCGTTAAGCAACTCGGTGCTGACGAGGTAATTGACTATAAAACAAACGATTTCACTGAAATGCTTAGCGGCTACGACGCAGTATTCGATACAGTCGGAGGAGACGACTTTACTAAGTCTTTAGCCATCTTAAAAAAAGGTGGTATAGCCGTTTCTATGGCTGCGACTGCTAACGAGGCAAAAGCCAAAGAACTTGAAATTTCGGCAATACACCAATCTACAAAAGTAACGACCGAAGTTCTTGATACGCTCCGTGACCTCGTTGAGAATGGCACGGTAAAACCTCAAGTAAGTAACGTATTCCCTCTTGATCAGGTCAAGGAGGCATTTGAAACCCGAGAGTCAGGAACAACGACTGGCAAAATTATTGTCAAAATAAAATAA
- a CDS encoding carboxylesterase family protein, which translates to MKYKLRVKHIGLGIMLVAITAMAMMIPVKPVSAHGNEPVVHTNDGNIRGKTTSQGRSFLGVPFAASPVGELRWKSPAKVASWNGVKNTTEFKSPCAALPLPAKVGIPSRNGSTNEDCLYLNVYTPQKTHKNTPVMVFIHGGGFQNGAGSDHEGDVMAAKSGAIVVTVNYRMGPFGFLALPTLTSESSMGTSGNLGLLDQVAALKWVKNNIANFDGDAKNVTAFGISAGGRSICSHLISPMAKGLFQRAVIESSPCVRNVKTLATSEGQGMNIAAQAGCANAATQLTCLRSKSTTEILNAGGNSIGTWAPNVDGVIIPQQFTDAVNSGKLNKMPVMQGTTHDEYGWHVAIGFENSPVTVAQYPQLIQSMFGATAQPQILSKYPVGDYPTPGDALARVVTDANYSCPARATDQLLSAHVPTYGYEFNDQNAPDYLWVGLRGPVHAAETPYLFRAANAVSSGYFTPAQGKLSDQIIDYWSTFADKGNPNGYNLPYWPAYMSNSDKVQSLQPGNTRPIATLATDHKCGFWNSL; encoded by the coding sequence ATGAAGTATAAATTAAGAGTTAAGCATATCGGTTTAGGCATAATGCTTGTGGCGATAACAGCCATGGCAATGATGATTCCTGTGAAACCAGTCAGTGCGCATGGCAATGAGCCGGTTGTCCATACTAATGACGGTAATATTCGTGGCAAAACGACCAGTCAGGGACGATCTTTTCTGGGAGTTCCTTTCGCGGCTTCCCCAGTAGGCGAACTACGATGGAAGTCTCCCGCGAAGGTTGCTTCGTGGAATGGTGTTAAGAATACAACTGAATTTAAAAGTCCATGTGCCGCGTTGCCACTTCCGGCAAAAGTAGGTATTCCTAGCCGAAATGGCAGTACGAATGAGGATTGTCTATATCTCAATGTCTACACGCCGCAAAAAACCCACAAAAACACGCCTGTCATGGTATTTATTCACGGTGGCGGTTTTCAAAACGGTGCTGGTAGTGATCACGAAGGGGACGTGATGGCTGCAAAAAGTGGGGCTATCGTCGTAACGGTCAATTACCGTATGGGTCCGTTCGGCTTTTTGGCACTCCCTACGCTCACATCAGAAAGTTCTATGGGAACATCTGGTAACCTAGGGCTTCTTGATCAAGTCGCTGCATTAAAATGGGTGAAAAATAATATCGCAAACTTTGATGGAGATGCCAAAAACGTCACGGCATTTGGTATATCAGCAGGTGGCCGGAGCATCTGTTCGCATCTTATCTCACCAATGGCCAAGGGGCTGTTCCAGCGTGCTGTTATCGAAAGTAGCCCATGCGTACGAAACGTAAAAACGCTTGCAACATCTGAAGGTCAGGGTATGAACATTGCCGCTCAAGCGGGATGTGCTAATGCTGCAACCCAGTTGACATGTCTTCGTTCTAAATCAACGACAGAAATTCTAAACGCAGGGGGCAATTCTATTGGCACCTGGGCACCTAATGTTGACGGAGTGATCATACCGCAGCAATTTACAGACGCCGTTAATTCCGGAAAACTTAACAAAATGCCAGTCATGCAGGGAACGACACATGACGAATATGGATGGCATGTTGCTATAGGCTTTGAGAATTCTCCTGTTACGGTAGCTCAGTATCCTCAGCTGATTCAATCTATGTTTGGTGCTACAGCGCAGCCGCAGATACTTTCTAAGTATCCAGTGGGCGATTATCCAACGCCAGGTGATGCACTTGCAAGAGTCGTCACGGATGCAAACTATTCTTGTCCTGCGCGAGCAACCGACCAATTACTTTCAGCACATGTGCCAACCTATGGCTATGAGTTTAACGACCAAAATGCCCCAGACTATCTATGGGTAGGTCTACGTGGTCCGGTTCATGCGGCTGAAACGCCTTACCTATTTCGGGCGGCTAATGCAGTTAGTTCAGGCTACTTTACGCCAGCTCAGGGAAAACTTTCTGACCAGATAATTGATTACTGGAGTACTTTTGCTGATAAGGGTAATCCGAATGGCTATAACTTGCCTTACTGGCCTGCCTATATGAGTAATTCGGATAAGGTCCAATCTCTTCAACCGGGTAATACCCGTCCAATTGCGACTTTAGCTACTGACCACAAATGTGGTTTCTGGAATTCTCTGTAA